One Pelodiscus sinensis isolate JC-2024 chromosome 9, ASM4963464v1, whole genome shotgun sequence genomic window, gtgctgctgggttggtccagtagcgccaaggagcggtgctgcgggaccaactggcagtgcccccccgctctaccacaggcccgggactttgctccacgtctccctggtctgctggagacggtccccagcagaccagaggcaccgggagcaaagccgcagtggtggcggggtgctgcgcctctgaggctttgctctggcaaagccacagaggcgcgggacccctccacctccccggctttgctcccggtgcctctggtctgctggggaccgtctccagcagaccagggacaccgggagcaaagcctcagaggtgcgggacccctcggcctctctggctttgctccaggtgtccctggtctgctggagacggtccccagcagaccaggggcacctggagcagcttttctcgccccggaggtcaaggtggcgggactgctgcgctttgggcggtcccgctgcctgcgagctccggggcgagagagccctgttcataagtgcggatccgacataagtcggatccgcgtaactcggggactgcctgtactgtaaagtAACTTCTTAAGTTGGGATGTTAAACAGTTAACGGGTAAGCATATTGGTAAGCCTCATAAGGCTTACTAGTATGCTTACTTGTTAATTGCCCTTGCTGATGAACTCTGGTGGCCATCAGCCATGCTGGATTGGAGCAGCTCCATTTGTGGAGAGGCCAGTGGGCAAGGCAGCAGGATCCCACAGCAATGGTGAGTAGTcacagctggggtggggcagggtggcaggCCCTAAGTTAAAATGAATAATTGGCAGGTTAGGAAAAATAGCTAATAGAATAAACACAACTGATTAAGTTTTATATTTAATGTCATGTGCAGATGTTTCTTCAGTTCCAATACAGGAATTGTGGGCAGGCTTAGAAAACTGAACGCTGTTGTCTTGCTTCCAGGAAAATGCTGATCCTCAGAAGATAGCATTCCTTCTACGCAAACAATGGACCTTATATAGCGTGACACCCATGTACAAATTTTCTTACGGTAATCTGAAGGAGTATTCTAGACTTCTGAGTGCCTTTGTTGCAGCTGAAAAGCAGAAAGGACTTGCTGTAGAAGTGGGCAATGATCTTGGTATCAAAGTGACTTTGTCCGCCCTTTTAGGACTGAAAGGTACGGATCAAGACCAGGCTGCAATCCTTGTCCAGGTAAGAGCTGCAGCTAGCATTGTTTATAGTAATGGGGTGTCTTAATCCTTTGGAATTGCCTCCCTATAACACCTTACAATATTTGTGGCTCCTACTATAGAAATTGAATCACAggatacagtgaaccctcgtttatcgcggtagataggttccaaacccgaccgcgatagttgaaaatccgcgaagtagggacaccatatttaacatgtatacagcgagccctcgctacttcgcggttcgaccatcgcggattcacgtatatacataatgtaatgaaaaaagtccgcgaagtcgtgaatccgcgatggtcgaaccgcgaagtagcgagggctcactgtacatGACAAACTTTTGCATTTCTTTGCTTTTAATCAATGTGTGTTGTCTGTGTTTAACATCTTCAGGAGACAACTCTTTATAAACTGTCAGTTGGTTCAAGCATAGACTTGGGGACAAATCTTTGTTAGATCACAGAAGCAGGAGTTGACTATCTTCAGTTCTCTTCTTGACATAAATTTAATGTATGACCTTGCATGGGTCATTTTATTTAATTGGTAAAATGCATATGATGCTACGTCCTTGCCAGTGTTAAGGTCTATTAACACTGAGCTCCTCAGAGGAAAGATGCTATTGACCTGTAATGTTCTGTACTACAATATAGGAAAATTAATGCACAATGCAAATGCTGCATTAAGCAGCACTAATGTACACTTGAGTCGTCTGTTCCCACTGAAGAAAATGGCAACActtccactgactttagtgggagACGGATGTAGGTCCCAGGCCTTCTATAGGTGTAATAGATGAATTGTGAAAACTCTTTAAATGATCAAGATGACTAACTTGATTATAATGGCATAAAAATCAGTTCAATGCAGTGGCAAAAATTGAGGTCCAAGGCCAAAGTTTTTAAATTGGACACCAAACCCAGATAGCAacttcagcacctctgaaaatcaaaccACTGACTTGAATGGAGCTGATTCCTTCTGATCTCTTGTTAAAATAGTATGTTGGAGAAAATTCTTGTACTTTCGCAAATCTTATTAGAACATCCTATGCTTTGGCTAAGAACTCTCAAGTGCATTCTAGAACTTTGGAGATgtaatagactttttttttttttttttttttaaagattgcaTCAAGATCTCAGCTTCCAGTTGAAAATGCAGAAGACAGAGTGGTGTGGTCAGGCTGGTTCTGCTGTGTATCTGGAGATGATTTTTTGGAAAATGTACCAGAGGATTTTACCTGTTTATCTTTGTTCCTTGCAAATGGAGCAGAGAGTTACACAACCATAGTTGGCACTTGGTTTCAGAAGACCTTTGACTGTTGTTTCAGTCGTTTAACCATCAGCCCACTCAATCTTGCATGGATGGCTGCAATGTGGACTGGGTGTGAAGTTGACAGTCATATGGCTGCAACAGAACTTGTTTTCTCTGTGCCCTGCCTTCCCCAGACTCTGGACATTTCATATGCCATACACCCTGAGGATGCAAAAGCCTTATGGGACACAGTCCAAAAAACTCCAGGGGAGGTTACTCAAGAAGAAGTGAATTTATTTATGGATTGTCTTTATTCTCACTTCCATAGACACTTTAAGATCCACTTGTCAGCCACAAGACTGGTGAAAGTCTCCACATCTATAGCCTCAGCACACTGTGATGGGACTATAAAGGTACTAAACTAACTTTCACTTATGAGGTTTTGATTGATACTGTTCTAGGCACTATAATTAAGAGTGCTTCCTGGCCAGAAAGAGAGCTGTCCTTAAAGTTGGAGGCTTCTTGGTACTCATAACAATTTCcccctctaaaaaaaaaaaataaaaacttcagTTTGAGACATAACTAGTTTCTAGTGGGTACCACAGCATAGCTGGCAGTTGTGTAGTCAAGATTTTGTATTGTGGTGAATCCTCAGTTATTCTGTTGGGTGTTATACAAGCATAGAACAAAAGACAGCTCTTGCCTCATTTTGgctaaaattgatttaaaaaacacaaacttACGAAATCTACAGCCAATagatacattttaattatttggtattaactttttttaaaataatattcctATGTTTGTGTAAGGGGATAATTTTTTTTCACTGACATGGAAGTCCTGGAATTTGCGAGTTGTAGGTATCTCTGACTTTCATCCccatggggcagagagctgcaggGTCCCCCCACACCATTGGAAACTTTCACAGTTGACCAGCCATTGCAGGTGGTGTGAGGACTCCACAGCTGAGTTCCCCATTTTGttatggatatttttagtaaagtCACAGTCTTCTGTGAATGTTCCTTTATTGCTCAAAACATGTAagtcattttattaaaaatatccaTCGCTACGCCATTAGTCGATAATAGGGGGCGGGGGCGCGTTCGCTACTCTCACTGCGGCTCTCTAGTTTAAATGTAGTTGAAGCCAGACATGCAGGTAtcccagctgttgctacatttaaaatacagagccacagcgggggttgTTCCTGGGGGCAGTGCAAGCTGGGATTAAGCAGTCCCAGCTTGAACTGTCTCTGGCACAGCTGCGGCTGTACCTCcccagagacagtgctgaggggaactggcttttaagcctgcttcctcagcgctggctcctgcttcttcccctccttgctgcctgatGTGAGAGTAGTGACtagactacccgataagcctaagctACTATCTGAGTAGTTgcttcaaaatacaggactatgtagcactttaaagactaacaagctggtttattagatgatgagcttttgtgggccagactcacttcctcagatcaagtgggtctggcccacgaaagctcatcatctaataaaccatcttgttagtctttaaagtgctacattgtcctgcattttgcttcagctacaccagactaacacggctacatttctattactattctacatgagTAGTTGCTTGTATCTCTCTACTCAGCAGCCaagctcccctcttccccagcgGTCCTGCTGATCTTCTACTCTTCTCTGTGCCTTCTGCCACTGAAACAGTTTTGTAGTGttgaggctctgagggagagggagaaaagagaaTGTGGCACgctcagaggagggggcagaaagggACAGGGGGAGGcttgtgggaaggggtggagtgagagcagggagggggaggagcaagtaCAGGAGTAGGTGGGGTCACAAGCACCTTAGCTAGAGCAGAAGTTGGAGCCTATGAGTGAGGCAACACAATGGCTGGGACTTCTCTCTCCTTTCAGAGGTGGTGAGAGCAGTGTGCCCCTTGAGCTGCTGTTCTTTTCCCAAAGATGAGAGAAGATCAGAAAGGCCTATGTGGAGAGGAGCAGCTAGCCCTCAATGTATACCCACTAGGAGGAGTCCAATAAAGAAATAGGGAAAGTAGTAGGGTGACAAAATTAACCTGCAGTCTAAATCCTTCATTGCCCTCTGTTATTTAAATGTGTAGAAGAGACTTTGACAACTGATATTACTGTAGTGATTTAAATAGCTTACTGTATTTCTGTTCTGACTACAGCTAATGGTTTTCTTGCAGATCCTACATAGCAAGCACTTAATAGGAGTGTTGATGCTGTTGACAGAGCTGGCGATATCACAGATACAGTGAAACCTTGTGCTCTACGTCTGTTGGCCTTGAACTCATGACAGATGCTCTGCTTGGATCATATTAAGTCCATCTGCAATATGTTCATATTTGAGACATCGACTGCAGAAAGCTGGCTTTCCTGCAGATTTTTTTAGCCTCTTCACAAAATGCCAGTCCACAAAGTGAAAGCATTGTCGTTTCATTTGACTTCAGTGGTTCCTGGACTGAAATTCACAATGGGTAATGAAGCAGAGGCCCATAGGAAGAAAATAATTTAGATGCATGTTTTGCTATAATAGAATGGTCACATCAATAAAGTAACATTTTGTAGTGGCATCTAAGTATTATTCATAGAGTCAGGCATAAGATGGAACATTGCTCCTGCTGCATAGCCTATAGTGGTGGTTCTCAATCAGCCCACCACTGTGCACATGTGACAGCCATTGAAGTAGACAGTGATGCCAACTCAGGTACTGTACTGCTCTTGAATGTccgtatttaaatatttttgatattTGTGCAGTACCTGGCACTATGACTTCTAGGTGCTACTATAATACAACATGTACAGCTTGACTTTTCAGAAGTGGTGAGCATTTGCCAGTCCCCATTTAGCCACGGCTACAGTTGGATAAAAAAATACCTAAATATTGATTGTTTAGAACAATTTCCTAGTcccatttttgaaattttctgGCTTAAGTGTTCATTTAAACAAAAGTACATTCTAGTACTGAGAACAGATACAAAGGTTGGCTGCTTGAAACTGTTCCTGTTTGTAGTGAGGAGTTCGATTGTGAAATCTAATGACTTGCACTGATGATCAGTTTAGGAGAAAAATTCTGACACTTATCCCAAAATTATAAGTCTCACTGCTGCTCTGATACCAAAATCCCTCGTTTGCATTACAAGAGCTGAAATAAATATACTGAATTTAATACAAAAATGTAATACTAGCCCATATTCAGTCCAGCTTTGACTTACGTAGCTCTGAAAGAAAATTCAATACCATGTACAgcagacttccaataatctggcacctttgggaccgagggggtgccagattatcaggaggtactctggcaggggggctgtggtgtgtggggggggggagggtcaggtgGGAAACAGCACAGTGTGGGGTGAGCCAGGTgctggtgaggggcagcgctgtgggaccaacccagcagcaccccaggtgctctgcccacccttccccaagtccgccgctggtcagtttcagcagcagcggacttggggaagccgtgggccagagcagcgggggtgctgccgggttggtcctatagcgctgcccctcacctgagtggtgctgcgggaccaacctggcagcaccccagctgctctgccccagggcttccccaagtctgccggtGGTcaggcagacttggggaagccattgGGATGCTGCCAGGCaccaagcaggggggtgagggcagtactgcaggaccaaccctgcagcaccctagATGCTCTGCTCTACTTCCCCAGGTTGACAGCTGGtcgtttcagcagtggcagcagcagacttgAGGAAGCAGCACGGAGCAGCTACAATTGTCCAGCTGGTGCTGGATGactggctgccggacaattggagttttactgtacctgtgATACAGAAAATCTTACATCAGTGAGCCATTCCCTTGCATGATCTACAGCCACATTCCAATTCTGAAAATACTTCATCTATGAATAGCCTGCtgcaaaataattttgtttccatATGTTCAGAGTTACATGACAGTGGTTTGCTGGTAGTGTACTAGAATAAACGCCTGTCTGtaaatcagtggaattactttGAGGCTGGAGTTAGATTACTAGGCCACCTTTCCCTCTAGAAAAGTAGTTTTGTCCTGAACAATCCACTCCTAGGCTAATGATGTGGCACATACCATTTTCTCCACAACCAGCAGGGCTACAACTCAGTTTTGCATAGGAACTGTTTCAGCCAGTCATCTGTTCAGTCCAGTATGTTGTCTTCACTGGGCCAATGCTAAATGCTTAAGGGACATGTCTCCCCTATTGAGAAATACCCTGTGCAGTTGGCAGAGAGCCATTTTTCTTCCCATTATACCCGAACAGAGCAGTGATTAGCCCCCATAATGTTATTGGAGAGTGGGACTGTAAC contains:
- the CENPL gene encoding centromere protein L isoform X2, with protein sequence MRRSGRPSPRGRQDMGTPDSLGMTPLGRKTAETGINFTSTTRFSRGLTFIRTHTLFGQSPARRIIPQTSLLQENADPQKIAFLLRKQWTLYSVTPMYKFSYGNLKEYSRLLSAFVAAEKQKGLAVEVGNDLGIKVTLSALLGLKGTDQDQAAILVQIASRSQLPVENAEDRVVWSGWFCCVSGDDFLENVPEDFTCLSLFLANGAESYTTIVGTWFQKTFDCCFSRLTISPLNLAWMAAMWTGCEVDSHMAATELVFSVPCLPQTLDISYAIHPEDAKALWDTVQKTPGEVTQEEVNLFMDCLYSHFHRHFKIHLSATRLVKVSTSIASAHCDGTIKILHSKHLIGVLMLLTELAISQIQ
- the CENPL gene encoding centromere protein L isoform X3, with translation MGTPDSLGMTPLGRKTAETGINFTSTTRFSRGLTFIRTHTLFGQSPARRIIPQTSLLQENADPQKIAFLLRKQWTLYSVTPMYKFSYGNLKEYSRLLSAFVAAEKQKGLAVEVGNDLGIKVTLSALLGLKGTDQDQAAILVQIASRSQLPVENAEDRVVWSGWFCCVSGDDFLENVPEDFTCLSLFLANGAESYTTIVGTWFQKTFDCCFSRLTISPLNLAWMAAMWTGCEVDSHMAATELVFSVPCLPQTLDISYAIHPEDAKALWDTVQKTPGEVTQEEVNLFMDCLYSHFHRHFKIHLSATRLVKVSTSIASAHCDGTIKILHSKHLIGVLMLLTELAISQIQ
- the CENPL gene encoding centromere protein L isoform X1, translating into MRRSGRPSPRGRRPQQDMGTPDSLGMTPLGRKTAETGINFTSTTRFSRGLTFIRTHTLFGQSPARRIIPQTSLLQENADPQKIAFLLRKQWTLYSVTPMYKFSYGNLKEYSRLLSAFVAAEKQKGLAVEVGNDLGIKVTLSALLGLKGTDQDQAAILVQIASRSQLPVENAEDRVVWSGWFCCVSGDDFLENVPEDFTCLSLFLANGAESYTTIVGTWFQKTFDCCFSRLTISPLNLAWMAAMWTGCEVDSHMAATELVFSVPCLPQTLDISYAIHPEDAKALWDTVQKTPGEVTQEEVNLFMDCLYSHFHRHFKIHLSATRLVKVSTSIASAHCDGTIKILHSKHLIGVLMLLTELAISQIQ